The Aneurinibacillus uraniidurans genome segment AGGCCGTCTTTCTCCGCTTCCTGCCACGCTCCATGATAAAGCGAGTGCCCGAAGCTCGTAATTGGAACGGTAGCCCCTGCTCCCGCAAAGTCAATCAACGGATCATACAACCCGAGTCCGTCCAAAATCGCGCCGCTCGCTACTAAAATGCTCATGACATGGGCCGGTGTCAGCTTTGCCATATCAAGCATCAGTTGGCCGATGACACAGATCAGACCGCCGACCACAAACGCAATTAAAACTTGCGCCATGTTTACTCCTCCTTTACAGCTTCAAATGCTACAGCATGGGCAATACACGGAATGCTTTCTCCTTGCTGGTAGCTCA includes the following:
- the spoVAE gene encoding stage V sporulation protein AE, translating into MAQVLIAFVVGGLICVIGQLMLDMAKLTPAHVMSILVASGAILDGLGLYDPLIDFAGAGATVPITSFGHSLYHGAWQEAEKDGLIGLISGMFQITSAGISAAVAFSFFAALVFRPRG